In Bordetella genomosp. 11, the sequence CAGGACTTCAGCAAGGCCGGCGACAAGCTCCATCGACACATCTACGACTATGTGCTGACGGATTCGAAGGTGGAGCGGGAGTTCGTGAAAGAGCTGGACACAGCAAATGAAGTGGTGGTCTATGCCAAGTTGCCACGTGGCTTCCTTATTCCCACGCCCGTGGGCGACTACAACCCGGACTGGGCGATTAGTTTTAAGGCAGGCGCTGTCAAGCACATCTATTTCGTGGCGGAAACCAAAGGGTCCATGTCCTCGATGGACCTGCGTGAGATCGAAAAGACCAAGATCAAGTGCGCACGCAAGTTTTTCGATGAGATGAACCGCCGCTACGCCCCGGAGAACGTCAAGTACGATGTGGTGGACAGTTTCGGCAAGCTGATGGAGGTGGTGAAGTAGCGGAGGCCAAGCTGTTTATCTTCCGAGATAAACAGCCGTAACTTGCAGCCGTTCGTGCCCAAGCTCTCGGCTGATGATTTGTCGTGCTGCGGAATCCTGGGTTCGCTGTGTATCGCTCAACGTCCTGACGGGTGGTCCACCCGCTGCTGGTGCGGGCCACCCCGTCAGAGCCTCATAGCGGCTTTGCGCGTACTGATGGCGAAGGCCATGCATATGACTCAGGCCCGCCGCCTTGCATTGTCCATCGTAGACGTGCCGTTGCTGGATGTAGGTCTTGTCTGCCGGGATCAATGACCCTGTGCCCGCCAGGCGGTGTGCTGCGTGGAGCGCGTCGCGTTGCTCCGTCGTGGTGGTGGGCACAGTTCGCTCCCGACCGCCCTTGGTCCAAGATCCCTTGAGGGCGATGTGGTCGCCCCGATCCGCGTAACTGGGCTGGAACTTGATTGCCTCCTCCCGACGCAATCCGAATGCGGCGTGTAGCTGAAGGCTCATGCGCACGTGGGCATCGGTGATTTGTTCAAGACCTGCGCCCAGTTCCTGGGCCTTGCTGATGTTGGTCATATAGCGGCGCTCGGGTACGCCAAGCTGTGTGTTGTCCGCCGACAGGATGCCGGCCTTGCCGATCCTTTCGGCCCACCAGCGCAGGTGGGAGAGCCGATTCTTGATGGTGCCTGGCGACAAGCCTTCTCTCTGCCATCGTTCCAGCAGCGCCTGGGCTTGCTTACTCTTGAGCGACGATGCCTTCATCTGCCGCAAACCGGCCTCGCGCAGTTGCCGCGCGGCCAGCGACAGCGAACGCATACGGTCGGCCGGTGTGTTGTAGCTACCGTCACGGTTGCGCCGGCAGAGCTGCCGCAGGGTATAGGTCAAGTCGTCCATTTTGCAGCCTCCCAGTAAAGCGCCGTACTACGTTGCCCTGAAACTTAATGGTTAGTGTTGGTGCCAGCTCGCCAAGGCGAGATCCCGTGAGGGCAAGGGCATGGTGTTCAGGAGACACCAGAGCCTCGAATGAGGCGTCCGTCTTGCTCCCTGCTGGGAGCCCGGACGGAGGTACTACAAGACGAAAGTGATGTGAACGTGGACGAGTCCTCCTATGAAGTGAGTGGGATGAGAAATGCAGCGGCAACCCTGTGCGTTGCGCATAGGCAATTGCCGCGAAGGACAGCGCGCCAGGCGGCGCGATAGGGATGAGTTCAACAGACGAATAAGGCTCTGCCCTGGGTAGGGCCGGTATGCGGTCGGGGCCCGGGCATACCTGGGGTGGTTCCGCCCTGGCAGGCCAGAGCTTGCGGGAACCTGCGCTGTTGGGCATGCCGATGTACGAAGCCCATCGGTCTTGGCAACTGCCCGGTCAGTGTAGGGCGGTCATCATCATGTAGGCCGCACGCAATAGGAACTGGCTTTTGCCTGCATTGTTGGTGGTGTGGCGCGGGTCGTCACTGCGGAGTGCAGTGACAACCCATTTTGCGGCAGCATGTCCTACACAGGATGCGGCTGCCATCCCCTGGCCTGCATTGCCTGTGCCGCGATGTCCCCAGCGTTCGTCGGGGCATTCAGCATCTTGCGGATGTTGGCGATGTGCGCCAGGGCGGTTTCACGCGATGCCGGTGGCGCAGTCGGTTCTGGGCGGTGTTCGGTGCGTGGCACACCAGCAGGCCGATTTTCGACAGGCCGTGAGGCGGCAGATGTCTCCTTACGACCTGCCCACAAGCGGAACTCGCCCGCAAAGACGCGCTTCACCAAGGCGAAGAAGTAGGCCACGACATTGCGTACGGTGCCGCTCTGGCTGCGTGCCTGCAACTCGTCGAGCACTTCCTGGCGATGCTGCGGCGGCAGCCGCCGCAAGGCGGCCTGCACGTCTTTTTGCTGATCGGCCTGGGCATTGCTCAGGCAAGGCCGCAAGCTCACCGACTGCGATGCCGGATGGCCGTCGCCTTCGCGCGCGTGGTACGTACGTTCTTTTTTATACATATACGTCTTATACGCACTGCCCTGTTCAGCCGTCATGTGGCGAGCGTATCCGGTCTGTTGCGGAGCAAGCGTGCTGCCAGCGGAGTCGCCAGGCAATGGCAGTGAGTCGGCTGCCTCGCTAGCCTGCGACGGCGGCGTAGGGGGCAAATCATCGTCATCGTGGCGCTGATTGTGGCTCGCAATGGATGCGGCTTCAGGTGCCTGCGCCAGCGTTGCCTGAATGTGGACGGCCACCCGATCCACCTGGTTGTTTTCGTGGCCGATGGAAGATTGCAGAAGCGCGGGCAGGCTGGCATCGAGCGTGCAGGCCTGTTGGAAGCTGAGGGCGCTTTCGTGAACCTGATACAGCTCGCTGAGCACATGACTGGTCAGAGGGTCGCGGTGCTGACCCACCAGACTGATCCACCCCGTCAGCCGAAGCACGACGAGGACGCGCCAGGCGGTTTCGTATCCGGCCCGTTGCCCCAGCGGGGTAGAGGTGACATAGCGGCGCAACTGCCCCAGGTTTGCCAGCGGGCTGATGCCCTCCGCAGAGCGCAGCATCCGCAGAACCTGCCAGCCATTGCGCTCCAATGGCGTGAGGCGCGCATCGAGCATGAGCGAGGCGGGCGTGGTGAACAGGGCATCTTGCCCCAGCGGGTTGTGATGGGTGTGGTGGTCTGCCATGAGAGTTCTCCGAGGTCTGGGCCTCAGCGGCCCGTTCCCCTGCATCTCATCGCGTACCGTTCCATGCGTCAGCCAACAATGCGGTTTGCGCCGTACCCGTTTTATCCGGCAGGCGCAGCGCTGGCATCGCCATCTAGACTGATTTATCATCCTGATACCCCTTGGGGGTACAACTGGGGGTACTTTCAGCGATTCCCGCAAAGGCGGTGGCCCGATTTCCCCGCGAAACCTAGCATTCACGGCCCTTTGCCGACCGATCAATATTTAAACGTGCGATCAACGTCTGACGATCCGATGCCGTCCTTCCCCGGCGTTGCACGGCTCGCCGGGGAAGCGTCGAGCCCGTCGCCACCTATGGATGGCGACGTTGTAAGCGCCAACGAGCACGTTCATACAGAACGTCACTAGCCACGCAGACATGACGAAGACCCGGGCAACGCTGATCGGCCTTATCGCGGTGGTCCTGTGGAGCTCCATCGTCGCGTTGCTACGTGGCGTGGCCGAGGCCATGGGGCCGTCCGCGGGGGCGGCGCTGATCTTTACGGTGGGTTCCATCCTGCTGCGCCTGACGGTAGGCATCCCGCCACGTCGGGCATCGCCGCGCGCCTATCTGTTCGCCGGCGGTTTGTCCTTCGTTGCCTACGAGCTGTGCCTGGCGCTTTCCCTGGGGTATGCGACCAGCAGCCGCCAGGCCATTGAAGTCAGCCTGGTCAATTACCTGTGGCCGAGCCTGACGATTCTTTTCGCCGTCGCATTCAACAAGCAGAAATCCACGGTGTGGATCGTTCCCGGCGTGCTGCTGGCCTTCATGGGCGTGTGGTGGGCGCAGGGTGGCGCCCAGGGACTGGGCCTCGCCGCCACGATGGCGAATATCCGCGGCAATCCTCTCAGCTACGGCCTGGCGTTCGCGGGCGCGCTGATCTGGGCCACCTATTGCACGGTGACGGCGAGGATGGCGAATGGGGCGAGCCAGGTGACGCTGTTCTTCGCGCTGACGGCGCTGGCGTTCTGGATCAAGTTCCTGGTGGGCGGCGATACCGTCATGCACCTGGACTGGAGCGTGGCGGTGCAGATCGTGTTGGCTGGCGCCGCGATGGGCTTTGGCTATGCAGCCTGGAACTTCGGCATCCTGCACGGGAATATCGCGGTGCTGGCCGTGGCGTCGTATTTCATCCCGATCTTTTCCTCCGCGCTGGCGGCGGTGCTGCTGTCGGCGCCGTTGGCGGCGGGATACTGGAACGGCGCGGCGATGGTGTGCGCCGGTTCGTTGATGTGCTGGTGGGCGACGCGGTCGCGATCCCGGCATCGACGAACCGGCAGTGTCGAACGAACCGGCAGTGGCGGCTAAGTAATCAACTTGACCAGAGCGGGCACTGTCAGTACCGCTGTGTAATAGCCCATGAACTGGACACCTGTGTTGAACGCGAAGGCGCGGGAAAGCAGGCCGCCCAGCAGCCCCATCGTCAGGATGACCAGCAGGCCCAGGAGCTGTCCTTCCCAGACGCTGATCACCACGATCAGGCCGACGAAGGTTGCGATGATGGCCTCGTGGCTGACCTTGCGGGATACGAACAGCGCGGCGCGCCGGGCGTAGTTCATCGCGAAGGGATAGGAGACGAGGGAGGCAATGATGACGGCCAGCATGCCGTATCCCAGGAACTCCCAATGGTTCATCAGGTTGTGCAGGTTTTGCGTTTGGCCGGTCGCGCTGTCCACGGTGAAGCGCGGCGGCGCGTTGAACAGCGGTGCCGCCGGTCCGGCCGCGACCGGGCTTAGCGGCAGGCCGAATGCGATCAGGGGAATCAGCGCTTCGGCGATGTAGGTGGCTTCCGTGACGCCGTTGCGCGCGCTCAGTACCGTCGTCAGCCGGTGATACGCGTGCCGGACGCGCGAGCCCACCATTTCGCCCATCACCACGGTCATCGCGACCGGGCTGAAGACGAAGGTGGCGCTGGAGATGGCCGCCGTGGCCAGCGTCCAGCGGGTCTGGGTGCGATCCAGGACCTTGAAGGGGTTGGGGAAGTAGCCGGACCAGCCCTTTACATCGGGCGCGAGCGATAGCGAGCGTACCTGCTCGCGAGCCATCCGCTTGCGGCCCTGCGGCGACATGACGGCGAACAGGTCGGCGATCAACGGGCCGATGGCGATGCCAAGGAAATAGCTGACGCTGAGTTTGACGCCGTACTTGGCGGTCAGGCTTTGCAGGGCGATGATGACCATCACGAAAGGCACCAGCAGGGCCACCGAGGCCCAGCGGCCGGCGGAGAAGTAGGCGATCAGTACGGCGGCGGCCAGGAAGATCCAGGGCGCCGATCGCGTGATGGCCGGGCCGAAGGGCGCGAGCAGGACGGCGAACAGGACCGCGAGCGGGACGGCGACGAAGGCGGCGATGATGCCGCCGGAGATCATCTTGCGCAGGGCGATATGCGGCACGCCGAGTTTGCGCAGCATGTTGGCGTCCTGCAGCAGCGGTGTCGCCATGGTGTCGCCCGGAATGCCCAGCAGCGCCGTCGGCACGGCGTGGGTCATGTGCTTGGCCACCGCGCCCGCCAGGAAGAACGTGAAGACGCCGGCGGGCGGGACGCCCAGCAAGGCCACGAGCAGGGTCAGGGGCGCGATGGTGGTGGTTTCGTCGGTGCCGGAGATCAATCCGATGGCGGCGAAGACCACCGCGCCGACCAGGCCCATCGCGGCCGCTGCCAGGATCTGGTTGAACAATGCGGGGTCGCTCATGCCAGCGCCTCCTTTGCGCGCGCCGTGCGCGGGGTTCTTGTCTCTACTTGTCCGGCGAAGAATTCTTGCAGTCCCAGCTCGCGCAGTTCCTGCAAGGCCGCAGGGGGCAGGTCATCCAGGGTGCCGAGTCCGCCGGGCTCGTTGGCCAGTTCGGCCAGCACTTCCTCGCGCCATGCGGGGTCGGCCAGCGAGGTGTCCTCGACCACTTCGCGCTTGGGCGGGAACAGTCGCGCGCACACCACGCCCGCGATCACGCTGCCCGCCAGGCCGGCGAGCATGGCATAGGCGTGGGCCAGCTCCACGGACGATGCCAGGCCGCGCAGCCAGTGCCCGGCCGCGACGAAAGCGGCCACGCTGATGGCGACGCCGATGACGATGGACCAGGCCAGGTGGCGCAGGTCGACGGTATCGCTCCATACTTCGGCAAGCCGCCACGCAGGGTCGCGGGGCGGTCCGGCATGCTGCCCGGACGGGATGGGGTCCATGCTCATGGTTGTCTCCTCCTTCTGGTTGCGGCCGGCGCGGGCGGCGAGCCCGGTGCCGGTCGTCATTCTTCTACTGTGATGGCGGTCGCCGCCGATACTACCCGTGCTCCCGCAGTGCTTTCAGCAAGGCCATGGCGCGGTCCGTGCGCACGTCTTTTTCTTCGGCCATGCGCCGTGCGATGGTGTCGACTTCCTTGCCGGTCGCGCCCGCCGTCAGCGCGATATTGCGCGCATGCAGCGCCATGTGGCCGCGCTGTATGCCTTCCGTCGCCAACGCGCGCAGGGCGCCCAGGTTCTGCGCCAGGCCGACGGCGACCGCGATTTCCGCGAGTTCCTGCGCCGAGCGCACGCCCAGGATCTTCAAGGCCACCCGCGCCAGCGGATGGGTCTTGGTGGCGCCGCCGACCAGCCCCATGGCCATCGGCATCTCGATCGAGCCGACCAGCGCGCCCGACGCGTCCTTCTCCCATGCGGTGAGGGAGGTATAGCGGCCCGTCCGCGCGGCATAGGCATGCGCGCCGGCTTCGATCGCGCGCCAGTCGTTGCCGGTGGCGACGACGACGGGGTCGATGCCGTTCATGATGCCCTTGTTGTGGGTGGCGGCGCGATAAGGGTCGACGGCGGCGAACGCCCACGCATCGAGGATGCCTTCGATGATTTCCTCGCCGCCGCGTTCCCGGGTGGCCAGCGCTTGCGGCGTCAGCCTGACCCGCGCCCGCGCGAGCCGCAGGTCCGCCAGATTGGACAGGATGCGCAGCCGCACCGAGCCGCCGGTGATTTCCTCGACCAGCGGCGCGACGGCCTCGGCCATGGTGTTGACGGTGTTGGCGCCCATGGCATCGCGCACGTCCACGATCAGATGGACCACGGCCATCGGGCCGCGCGGCGTATCCGCGAAGATGTGGATTTCGATGTCGCGGCAGCCGCCGCCCAGTTCGACCAGCAGCTTGTCGCGGCTATTCGCCAGCGCGAGGATACGGTCTTTGGCCCGCAGCAGGGCAAGGCGCGCGCCTTGCGGGTCGGTCAGGCCGAGGATCTGTATCTGGGCCCGCATCACGGGGTCGGTACTGGAGGTCTCGAAGCCGCCGCATTCGCGCGCCAGCTTGGCCATATAGGACGCCGCGGCGACGACCGAGGGTTCCTCGACCGCCATGGGCACCAGCACATCCCGGCCGTTCACCTGGAAATTGGCGGCGACGCCCATCGGCAGCTCGAACGTGCCGATGACGTTCTCGATCATGCCGTCGGCGCGATCCAGCGCCAGGGCGCCGGGGCTGGCCAGGGCAGTTCTTTCCTCATCGTTCAGATCGACGGCGCGCACGATGGCCTCCAGCCGCTCGGGCGGGGACAGGGCGCGGAAATTGGAGAGGCGCGAATCGACCACGATGAATGGCTCCCTATGAGAATCAACGGGTCGATGCTAGGTAAACTGTACCGCCATTGACAGGTACAGTTTGGGCCAACAGTACCATCGCACTGCACCAATTTCGAAGGAGGGCAGCGGCCATCGTGGACGGGGATGACAGCGGCAAAGCGGCGCGGAGCAGGCGGCACGCGCCCATCGCGGAAGGCCTGGCGCGCCTGATCGGGCAACAGATCGCCGATGGCGTATACCGCGCGGGCGACAAACTGCCGTCGCTGCGCGAAGTGGCCCAGTTGCACCGCTATGCCAAGAACACGGTGGTCGTCGCGTTCGAGATGCTGGTGGCCCGGGGGCTGGTGGAGCCGCGCCGTGGCTCGGGCTTCTATGTGGCGGACCGGCACTACGCGCGCAAGCCGGTGGAGGAAGAATCGGGCCAGTTGAGCCGGGCGATGGATATCGTGTGGCTGATGCGCGAGCAGTTGAAAACGCAACCCGACGCGGTCGCCGTCGGCGACGGTTTTCCCCCGGTGGAGTGGCTGGCCGACATGCGCATGGACCGCTATCACCAGAAGGTGGTCCGCACGGGACTGGGCAGCCTGTTCCGCTACGGCAGCCGCTTCGGTTATGCGCCCCTGCGTGAAAGCCTGGTCCGCAAGCTGGGCGATATCGGGGTAGAGGCGTCGGCGTCCCAGGTGGTGCTGACGCACGGCGCGAACGAAGCCATGGATTTGCTGGTGCGCTATTTCGTCGCGCCCGGGGCCGCCGTGCTGGTGGACGATCCCGGCTATTACCCGCTGTTCGGCAAGCTGAAGCTGGCGGGCGCGCGCATGCTGGGCGTGCCGCGCCTGCCGGACGGGCCGGACCTGGCGGAGCTGGAGCGCCTGCTGGCGCGCGATAAGCCGCGGCTCTTTTTTACGCAGTCGCTGGCGCACAATCCCACGGGATCGGACATCTCCGCGGCAAAGGCGTACCGGGTGCTGCAGCTATGCCAGGCACATGGCGTGAAAGTGGTGGAAAACGATCCGCTCGCCGATTTCAAGCCGACGTCGGCGGTACGCCTGGCCGCGCTGGACCAGCTCGCGGGCACGATCTATATCGGGAGTTTTTCCAAATCGTTTTCCGCCGCGCTGCGGGTCGGGTTCATCGCCTGCGATTCCGCGCTGGCGAGCGATCTGGCGGACCTGAAGGCATTGGTGCACGTGAGCAGTTCCGAATACTGCGAACGCATGGTCGATGTGATGCTGCGCGAAGGGCACTACGAGCGCCACCTGTTCCGCCTGCGCCGCCGGCTGGAGGCGGCGACGGCGCGGGCGCTGCAGGTCCTCGATGAGCTGGGCGCCGAGGTCTTCACGCGCCCGGCAAGTTCGCTCTACCTATGGTCCGCGTTTCCCGGCATCGAGGACACGGTAGCGCTGGCGCGCGAATTGATGCCGGAAAAGATCCTGCTGGCACCGGGGCGCGTGTTCAGTGTCGATGCCGATAAGGTATCGCGCTGGTCCCGCTGCAACGTCGGCGCGCTGGCGGACGACCGCTTCCGCAGGGCGTTGCGCGCGCGATTGGTGTGAGGGCCGTGTGGCGATCATCGGTCGGCGGGAATGCCTGGGATCGGCAGCGACTTGAGTCGCCTTTGCGGCGATGATGTAGAGATTCGCCGCATTTTTCGCGGAGAAGGTTGCCCGCGCGGCGAATAACGTGGGCAATCTCCGCATGAATTGCGGAGATTATCTCTATATCTGGCAGGCGAACGCTTGGCCGGACTGGCGCTACGAGCTGGCGGAGCTCGCCGACCCACTGGCGCGCGCCAGCCATGTCCAAGGCTTGCTTTTGGGCCGCCTTGCCGATGTCGGGGCGGGCCTGCGCGCCGAGGCCAGTCTGGCGACGTTGACAGACGACGTGGTCGGGACCAGCGAAATCGAAGGCGAGCATCTGAATGCCGCTTCGGTGCGTTCTTCCATCGCTCGCCGCCTCGGTGTGGACATCGGCTCCCTGGCTCCCGTGGATCGCCACGTGGAGGGCGTGGTTGAAATGGTGCTCGACGCCACGACGCATTACGCCCGGCCGTTGACGGCGGATCGGCTGTTTGCGTGGCATGCCGCGTTGTTTCCGACCGGCTATTCCGGCCTGAGCAAGATCGCCACCGGAACGTGGCGGGACGATCGGCATGGCCCTATGCAGGTCGTTTCCGGTCCCGTCGGTCGCCAGAAAGTGCATTACGAGGCGCCTCCGGCAGACCGCCTGCCACAGGAGGTGGCTCAGTTCCTGGCATGGGTGAACCTGCCAACGCCGGAAGAACCGGCACTGTTGCGTGCCGGCCTGGGGCATTTGTGGTTTGTCACCCTGCACCCTTTCGATGACGGCAACGGGCGCATCGCGCGTGCAATCGGCGATCTGCTGCTGGCGCGCGCCGAGGGAAGCCCGCAGCGCTTCTACAGCTTGTCGGCGCAGATCCAGCGCGAGCGCAAAGCCTACTACGAGATACTGGAACGCACCCAGAAGGGAACGCTGGATGTTACGGACTGGCTGCTGTGGTTCCTGCGAATGTTGGACGAGGCCGTGGCTCACGCCCATCGCGCGCTGGACGCCGTGCTGGACAAGGCGCGCTTCTGGCAGCGTCTGTCGGGCGCCTCGCTTAACGAGCGTCAGGTGAAGGTGCTTAACCGTTTGCTCGACGGCTTCGACGGCAAGTTGACCAGCAGCAAGTGGGCGGCGCTTGCCAAGTGTTCGCCCGACACCGCATTGCGGGACATCAACGAACTGGTGCAGGCCGGCGTGTTGCAACGTTCGGCGGCAGGGGGGCGCAGTACCAGCTATGAGCTGGCGCGCCCCCGACCCGTCAATCCAGCTTGACCGCCGCCGGTCCGGAGAACGGGATCTGCATCCGGTCTTCGCCGAAGAAGATGTGGCCCTTGTAGACCTGCGCAATCTCCCGCACGATGCGTTCGCGCAGGCCGGGCCGGTCGAACTGTTCCGTCACGTGGGAAATCACCAGGTTGCGCACGTTGGCCGCGGCGGCCATTTCCGCCAGTTCCATATGCCCCATGGTGAACGCCGCGAAGGTTTTGCTGGGGGCGGTGCCTGACATGTAGTGGCACATATGCACCAGCACGTCGCAATCCTGCGCCAATGCCGAAAGCGCGCGGCTTGGGCCGGTGTCGCCGGAGTAGACGAAAGACTGTCCGTCCGCATCCAGCCGGTAGCCGTACGACACCAGGTGCGGCGCGAAATGATTGACCGGCGCGACGCGGACCGTCCATCCCTTGCCCTGCACCGTGGCATCGTCGGCGATTTCGTGCAGGACGGGGGCCGGCCGCGCGCGCTGGCCGACCCCGCCGCGCGCCTGATAGACATCGATGCTGGCCTGGTTCTGCGTGCGCGAGATCAGGTCAGGGCCGAAGGCGCCGTCGTCGGCGATCAGCCGTTCGGTAATCAGCTTCAAGGGGGGCGGCCCGTAGACATGCATTTCGGGGATCTTGCCGGCACCCTGGTCCCATCGTGTGAGCAACAGGCGAGGATAATCGCCCATGTGGTCGTAGTGATGGTGGCTGAAAAAAGCGTGGGATACACGCGTGGCCGGTATGCCCAGTTCCAGCAGGCGGTGATGCGCGCCGAAGCCATGATCGAAGACCAGATAGTCGTCGCCGATTCTGACGACATAGCCCGAGCACATGCGGCGCAGGGAGGGGGTGGGCGTACCGGTGCCCAATAGCCATAGTTCCATGGTGCTTCCTGTTGTTCGCCGTTACTCGGCCGAGATATTCAATTCCTTGATCAGCGCGCTGTACTTGCGCTGTTCGCTTTGCACGAAGTCGGCGAATGCGGCGACGGACATATTGGCTGTCTGTACGCCCTGTACTGCCAGCCCTTGCCGGACTTCGGGGGCCTGTAGCGCCGCGATAATGCGGTCATGCAGCAGTTGCTGCCGGTCCGCCGGCACTCCCTTGGGAACGAAGAAGCCGAACCAGCCCGCGAGATCCAGTCGTGGATATCCCTTGGCGGCAAGCGCGGGGACGTCGGGCAGCGCCGGGCTGGGAGTGGCGGATGTGACTCCCAGCGCATTCAACCTGCCGCTCTTGACGAAGGGCACCGCGGGCGGCATTCCGGAAAAATAGATATTGACCACGCCGCTGACCGTATCCGTCACGGCCT encodes:
- a CDS encoding aminotransferase-like domain-containing protein; translation: MDGDDSGKAARSRRHAPIAEGLARLIGQQIADGVYRAGDKLPSLREVAQLHRYAKNTVVVAFEMLVARGLVEPRRGSGFYVADRHYARKPVEEESGQLSRAMDIVWLMREQLKTQPDAVAVGDGFPPVEWLADMRMDRYHQKVVRTGLGSLFRYGSRFGYAPLRESLVRKLGDIGVEASASQVVLTHGANEAMDLLVRYFVAPGAAVLVDDPGYYPLFGKLKLAGARMLGVPRLPDGPDLAELERLLARDKPRLFFTQSLAHNPTGSDISAAKAYRVLQLCQAHGVKVVENDPLADFKPTSAVRLAALDQLAGTIYIGSFSKSFSAALRVGFIACDSALASDLADLKALVHVSSSEYCERMVDVMLREGHYERHLFRLRRRLEAATARALQVLDELGAEVFTRPASSLYLWSAFPGIEDTVALARELMPEKILLAPGRVFSVDADKVSRWSRCNVGALADDRFRRALRARLV
- a CDS encoding integrase domain-containing protein gives rise to the protein MDDLTYTLRQLCRRNRDGSYNTPADRMRSLSLAARQLREAGLRQMKASSLKSKQAQALLERWQREGLSPGTIKNRLSHLRWWAERIGKAGILSADNTQLGVPERRYMTNISKAQELGAGLEQITDAHVRMSLQLHAAFGLRREEAIKFQPSYADRGDHIALKGSWTKGGRERTVPTTTTEQRDALHAAHRLAGTGSLIPADKTYIQQRHVYDGQCKAAGLSHMHGLRHQYAQSRYEALTGWPAPAAGGPPVRTLSDTQRTQDSAARQIISRELGHERLQVTAVYLGR
- a CDS encoding hydroxymethylglutaryl-CoA reductase, degradative; amino-acid sequence: MVVDSRLSNFRALSPPERLEAIVRAVDLNDEERTALASPGALALDRADGMIENVIGTFELPMGVAANFQVNGRDVLVPMAVEEPSVVAAASYMAKLARECGGFETSSTDPVMRAQIQILGLTDPQGARLALLRAKDRILALANSRDKLLVELGGGCRDIEIHIFADTPRGPMAVVHLIVDVRDAMGANTVNTMAEAVAPLVEEITGGSVRLRILSNLADLRLARARVRLTPQALATRERGGEEIIEGILDAWAFAAVDPYRAATHNKGIMNGIDPVVVATGNDWRAIEAGAHAYAARTGRYTSLTAWEKDASGALVGSIEMPMAMGLVGGATKTHPLARVALKILGVRSAQELAEIAVAVGLAQNLGALRALATEGIQRGHMALHARNIALTAGATGKEVDTIARRMAEEKDVRTDRAMALLKALREHG
- a CDS encoding Fic family protein — its product is MNCGDYLYIWQANAWPDWRYELAELADPLARASHVQGLLLGRLADVGAGLRAEASLATLTDDVVGTSEIEGEHLNAASVRSSIARRLGVDIGSLAPVDRHVEGVVEMVLDATTHYARPLTADRLFAWHAALFPTGYSGLSKIATGTWRDDRHGPMQVVSGPVGRQKVHYEAPPADRLPQEVAQFLAWVNLPTPEEPALLRAGLGHLWFVTLHPFDDGNGRIARAIGDLLLARAEGSPQRFYSLSAQIQRERKAYYEILERTQKGTLDVTDWLLWFLRMLDEAVAHAHRALDAVLDKARFWQRLSGASLNERQVKVLNRLLDGFDGKLTSSKWAALAKCSPDTALRDINELVQAGVLQRSAAGGRSTSYELARPRPVNPA
- the yddG gene encoding aromatic amino acid DMT transporter YddG, with the translated sequence MTKTRATLIGLIAVVLWSSIVALLRGVAEAMGPSAGAALIFTVGSILLRLTVGIPPRRASPRAYLFAGGLSFVAYELCLALSLGYATSSRQAIEVSLVNYLWPSLTILFAVAFNKQKSTVWIVPGVLLAFMGVWWAQGGAQGLGLAATMANIRGNPLSYGLAFAGALIWATYCTVTARMANGASQVTLFFALTALAFWIKFLVGGDTVMHLDWSVAVQIVLAGAAMGFGYAAWNFGILHGNIAVLAVASYFIPIFSSALAAVLLSAPLAAGYWNGAAMVCAGSLMCWWATRSRSRHRRTGSVERTGSGG
- a CDS encoding MBL fold metallo-hydrolase, which translates into the protein MELWLLGTGTPTPSLRRMCSGYVVRIGDDYLVFDHGFGAHHRLLELGIPATRVSHAFFSHHHYDHMGDYPRLLLTRWDQGAGKIPEMHVYGPPPLKLITERLIADDGAFGPDLISRTQNQASIDVYQARGGVGQRARPAPVLHEIADDATVQGKGWTVRVAPVNHFAPHLVSYGYRLDADGQSFVYSGDTGPSRALSALAQDCDVLVHMCHYMSGTAPSKTFAAFTMGHMELAEMAAAANVRNLVISHVTEQFDRPGLRERIVREIAQVYKGHIFFGEDRMQIPFSGPAAVKLD
- a CDS encoding STY4528 family pathogenicity island replication protein — protein: MADHHTHHNPLGQDALFTTPASLMLDARLTPLERNGWQVLRMLRSAEGISPLANLGQLRRYVTSTPLGQRAGYETAWRVLVVLRLTGWISLVGQHRDPLTSHVLSELYQVHESALSFQQACTLDASLPALLQSSIGHENNQVDRVAVHIQATLAQAPEAASIASHNQRHDDDDLPPTPPSQASEAADSLPLPGDSAGSTLAPQQTGYARHMTAEQGSAYKTYMYKKERTYHAREGDGHPASQSVSLRPCLSNAQADQQKDVQAALRRLPPQHRQEVLDELQARSQSGTVRNVVAYFFALVKRVFAGEFRLWAGRKETSAASRPVENRPAGVPRTEHRPEPTAPPASRETALAHIANIRKMLNAPTNAGDIAAQAMQARGWQPHPV
- a CDS encoding tripartite tricarboxylate transporter permease — its product is MSDPALFNQILAAAAMGLVGAVVFAAIGLISGTDETTTIAPLTLLVALLGVPPAGVFTFFLAGAVAKHMTHAVPTALLGIPGDTMATPLLQDANMLRKLGVPHIALRKMISGGIIAAFVAVPLAVLFAVLLAPFGPAITRSAPWIFLAAAVLIAYFSAGRWASVALLVPFVMVIIALQSLTAKYGVKLSVSYFLGIAIGPLIADLFAVMSPQGRKRMAREQVRSLSLAPDVKGWSGYFPNPFKVLDRTQTRWTLATAAISSATFVFSPVAMTVVMGEMVGSRVRHAYHRLTTVLSARNGVTEATYIAEALIPLIAFGLPLSPVAAGPAAPLFNAPPRFTVDSATGQTQNLHNLMNHWEFLGYGMLAVIIASLVSYPFAMNYARRAALFVSRKVSHEAIIATFVGLIVVISVWEGQLLGLLVILTMGLLGGLLSRAFAFNTGVQFMGYYTAVLTVPALVKLIT